The following coding sequences are from one Neurospora crassa OR74A linkage group I, whole genome shotgun sequence window:
- a CDS encoding sugar 1,4-lactone oxidase, translated as MATESNPALASLPSNVREIIELASQRDGGIPFRAKTAHVHRTWAGTFTSLPELYIQPESVSEIQKVVRLARHARRRVTTTGCGHSPSDITCTSSWLVNLDNFNKVISVDHLTGLVVVQAGIRLYQLSDELDRRGLALPSLGSINEQSIAGAISTGTHGSGIKHGLVGESITELKITLANGETLSCSPEDKPDLFRAALISLGALGIITEVTFKAVPAFSLAWSQAIDSDKRIFEKWEKDLWSQAEFVRIWWFPYMRRAAVWTANVVDPVDLKTGAVKHREPPTSYYDSWLGYYVYHNLLALSRWIPRITPWIEWFVFGMQYGFKNGEVTRIGAVQPSQKAFLLNCLYSQSVNEWAIPLHKGPEALQRLGAWLQNLKPGDPGYVEHGIPYSAEGLWVHSPVEVRASDSTVYTSREANTRPFLDPTQSDGPTLYLNAIMYRPYHREPTYNATERYYLGFEWLMRELGGKPHWAKTFTATQADLARWYGDDFQRWGAVRESVDPEGMFVGPWHRRYLLEPLQRDRLLPLEEIQQTTKKVPARQGGGIEVIGIQNLVAPN; from the coding sequence ATGGCGACCGAGAGCAACCCGGCGCTCGCCTCCCTCCCGTCCAACGTGCGCGAGATCATTGAGCTCGCCAGCCAGCGCGATGGCGGCATTCCATTCCGGGCAAAGACCGCTCATGTCCACAGAACCTGGGCTGGCACTTTCACGAGCTTGCCCGAGCTTTATATTCAACCCGAATCTGTCTCAGAAATTCAAAAGGTTGTCCGCTTGGCCCGTCACGCCCGGCGCCGTGTCACTACCACCGGCTGCGGTCACTCTCCTTCAGACATTACTTGTACCTCGTCCTGGCTCGTCAACCTGGACAACTTCAACAAGGTTATTTCCGTTGACCATTTAACtggtcttgttgttgtgcAGGCAGGTATCCGTCTTTACCAGCTCAGTGACGAGCTGGACCGCCGCGGGCTTGCTTTGCCTAGTCTCGGCAGCATCAATGAGCAGAGCATTGCCGGCGCCATCAGCACGGGCACGCATGGCAGCGGCATCAAGCATGGTCTTGTCGGTGAAAGCATTACTGAGCTCAAGATTACGCTTGCCAATGGCGAGACATTGTCGTGCTCCCCAGAGGACAAGCCTGATCTGTTCCGGGCCGCCTTGATCTCCCTCGGTGCCTTGGGTATCATCACTGAGGTCACTTTCAAGGCTGTTCCAGCTTTCTCACTTGCCTGGAGCCAGGCAATCGACTCGGATAAGCGCATCTTTGAGAAATGGGAAAAGGATCTCTGGAGCCAGGCCGAGTTTGTGCGTATTTGGTGGTTTCCTTACATGCGCCGCGCCGCTGTTTGGACTGCCAACGTTGTCGATCCGGTCGACTTGAAGACCGGCGCCGTCAAGCACCGTGAGCCGCCAACAAGCTACTACGATAGCTGGCTAGGCTACTATGTCTATCACAACCTCCTTGCTCTCTCCAGATGGATCCCGCGCATCACGCCTTGGATTGAGTGGTTCGTTTTCGGCATGCAGTATGGTTTCAAGAACGGCGAGGTCACGAGGATTGGCGCCGTTCAGCCCAGCCAGAAGGCCTTCCTGCTGAACTGCTTATACAGCCAATCCGTCAACGAGTGGGCCATCCCCCTCCACAAGGGACCCGAGGCTCTACAGCGTCTTGGTGCCTGGCTTCAGAACCTGAAGCCTGGTGACCCCGGCTATGTTGAGCACGGCATCCCCTACAGCGCCGAGGGTCTCTGGGTTCACAGCCCCGTCGAAGTGCGTGCGAGCGACTCGACCGTCTACACCTCGCGGGAGGCCAACACGCGCCCCTTCCTTGACCCCACGCAGTCTGACGGCCCCACGCTCTATCTCAACGCCATCATGTATCGCCCCTACCACCGTGAGCCGACCTACAACGCCACAGAGCGCTACTATCTCGGTTTTGAGTGGCTCATGCGCGAGCTCGGCGGCAAGCCGCACTGGGCCAAGACCTTCACCGCGACCCAGGCCGACCTGGCAAGGTGGTACGGCGATGACTTCCAGCGGTGGGGCGCCGTCCGCGAGAGCGTCGACCCCGAGGGCATGTTTGTTGGGCCCTGGCACAGACGCTACCTGTTGGAGCCCCTCCAAAGGGACAGGCTCCTCCCGCTGGAGGAGATTCAGCAGACGACTAAGAAGGTCCCCGCGAGGCAGGGTGGTGGTATCGAAGTGATTGGCATCCAGAACCTCGTCGCGCCGAACTAG
- the nim-1 gene encoding G2-specific protein kinase nimA, whose product MSESDKYELLEKIGHGSFGIIRKVRRKADGMILCRKEISYLKMSQKEREQLHAEFSILSTLRHPNIVGYYHREHLKATQDLHLYMEYCGNGDLGRVIRNLIKNNQYAEESFVWSIFSQLVTALYRCHYGVDPPEVGKTVLGLGSTARPKPPSGGMTILHRDLKPENVFLGEDNSVKLGDFGLSKVMQSHDFASTYVGTPFYMSPEICAAEKYTLKSDIWSLGCIIYELCAREPPFNAKTHYQLVQKIKEGKIAPLPSVYSGELFATIKDCLRVNPDRRPDTATLLNLPIVRLMRKEKEVVEFSRTLRTKEETLNKRIRELDSKLSALETEKSSIRAEIDASLRREWEVKARLEIDRLVAQEIESLQQKFEQEVQARVEAELQRHGRGPMFNSHGQQGSFSSTAATLVSDYNLSSVGSGDGDFPSTTDITDISIAESTDGSDITKKIPRTPFHRAQTYSSAPAESVLGTPMDIEMASPSPITIASLSLSPRRMALTKAPTTNPRMIFGEEPTSTDKSNWEVPRETEMIDSGDESEAEALVPSPKRITKSSKNPFSTVTTRSRPSLNSQQNSNVLPIHGLRSKQTLATRSKTVSGVSSIGQHPLRSAPSAPSLRDRKPSPTRRLSRIPSVTGVGRRLSANNINNSSNGGSDAPSSTVTSNITVRTRGLKRMSSTCDESSFSQQQNNQPQQSLPQAPPLKKIGLMAAKNIRGSSLVELHQARAGGRPISAIISNEAKLRAFKEHATIAASAVDSSSSSSSSSGQSQLPTRPRSQPQPITANFEQQQQQQQSNTNSISSSNSAGSGSATGTGTGAGTKSMPWPVAPVWNREVETEEMPSPFIVKTSKRPASFVRPASNLSQS is encoded by the exons ATGTCGGAGAGCGACAAGTACGAGCTTCTAGAAAAGATCG GCCATGGCTCGTTTGGCATCATCCGAAAGGTGCGGCGCAAAGCCGACGGCATGATCCTCTGCCGCAAGGAGATCAGTTACCTCAAGATGTCGCAAAAAGAGCGTGAACAGTTGCACGCCGAGTTCTCGATCCTCTCGACCCTACGTCACCCCAATATCGTCGGATACTACCACCGCGAACATCTCAAAGCTACCCAAGACCTACATCTCTACATGGAATACTGTGGCAATGGCGACCTGGGCCGTGTTATCCGCAACCTTATTAAGAATAACCAGTACGCGGAGGAATCGTTCGTCTGGAGCATCTTTTCCCAGCTTGTCACCGCTTTGTACCGCTGCCACTACGGCGTCGACCCTCCAGAAGTCGGCAAGACTGTCCTTGGTTTGGGCTCAACAGCAAGGCCAAAACCTCCTTCGGGTGGCATGACTATTCTGCACCGCGATCTCAAGCCAGAGAACG TGTTCCTGGGCGAAGACAACTCGGTAAAGCTTGGTGACTTTGGACTCTCCAAGGTCATGCAGTCGCACGACTTTGCCTCGACCTACGTTGGCACCCCCTTCTATATGTCGCCGGAAATCTGCGCGGCAGAGAAATACACGTTAAAGTCGGATATTTGGTCATTAGGATGCATCATATACGAGCTTTGCGCCCGAGAGCCCCCATTCAACGCCAAGACGCATTACCAGCTGGTTCAGAAAATCAAGGAGGGTAAGATTGCGCCGTTACCTTCCGTTTACTCGGGAGAACTCTTTGCAACAATCAAGGATTGCCTGCGCGTGAACCCCGATCGAAGGCCAGATACAGCCACACTTTTGAACCTGCCGATTGTACGTTtgatgaggaaggaaaaggaagttGTGGAATTCAGCAGGACTCTCAGAACGAAAGAGGAGACCCTTAACAAGCGTATCCGCGAGCTTGACAGCAAGTTGTCCGCACTCGAAACCGAAAAATCGTCCATTCGCGCCGAGATCGATGCCTCACTGAGGAGGGAATGGGAAGTCAAGGCGCGGCTGGAGATTGACCGTTTGGTGGCCCAGGAAATCGAATCTCTACAACAAAAGTTCGAGCAGGAGGTTCAGGCGCGGGTAGAAGCAGAGCTACAACGGCACGGGAGAGGACCCATGTTCAACAGTCATGGCCAGCAGGGCTCGTTTTCTTCGACTGCTGCTACATTAGTGTCTGACTACAACCTGTCCTCAGTCGGTAGCGGTGACGGCGACTTCCCTTCTACTACGGACATCACCGATATCTCGATTGCCGAGTCGACTGATGGCTCTGACATCACAAAGAAAATCCCGCGAACACCCTTCCACAGAGCGCAGACATATTCTTCCGCACCCGCTGAATCTGTACTTGGCACGCCAATGGACATTGAAATGGCCTCACCCTCACCTATCACGATCGcttccctctccctttcgCCCCGTCGGATGGCTTTGACAAAAGCGCCGACCACAAACCCACGGATGATCTTTGGCGAGGAGCCAACTTCTACAGACAAGAGCAACTGGGAGGTTCCAAGAGAAACAGAGATGATAGACTCTGGCGACGAGTCCGAAGCGGAGGCTCTGGTTCCTTCACCGAAACGTATCACTAAATCCAGCAAGAACCCTTTCAGTACTGTCACAACCAGGTCGAGGCCGTCGCTCAACTCGCAACAAAACTCCAATGTTCTCCCAATCCATGGCTTACGCTCCAAACAGACATTAGCCACCCGCTCTAAGACAGTTAGTGGAGTTTCGTCGATAGGACAACATCCCCTTCGTTCCGCACCCAGCGCCCCCTCCCTGCGAGACCGCAAACCCAGCCCAACCCGACGACTCAGTAGGATACCATCGGTAACGGGCGTGGGCAGAAGACTCAGCGcgaacaacatcaacaacagcagcaacggcgGTAGTGACGCGCCATCCTCGACCGTCACGTCCAACATAACCGTCAGAACACGAGGTCTCAAGCGGATGTCGTCCACATGCGATGAATCGTCGTTCAGCCAGCAACAAAACAACCAACCACAACAGTCACTGCCACAAGCTCCGCCTCTTAAGAAGATCGGACTTATGGCCGCCAAGAACATTCGCGGAAGCTCGCTCGTCGAGCTGCACCAGGCTCGCGCCGGTGGTAGGCCCATCAGCGCGATCATTTCCAACGAAGCCAAACTACGCGCCTTTAAGGAACACGCGACAATCGCGGCATCAGCAGtggacagcagcagtagcagtagcagcagtagcGGACAGTCGCAATTACCGACCCGACCACGATCACAACCCCAACCGATAACCGCAAACtttgagcagcagcagcagcagcagcagagtaATACCAACAGCATCTCCTCTTCCAACAGCGCAGGCAGCGGCAGCGCCACTGGAACGGGCACTGGGGCTGGGACAAAGTCAATGCCATGGCCGGTAGCTCCCGTATGGAATCGGGAGGTGGAGACGGAGGAAATGCCCAGTCCGTTTATTGTGAAGACCTCGAAAAGGCCGGCGAGCTTTGTTAGGCCGGCATCGAATTTGAGTCAGAGCTAG
- a CDS encoding ankyrin repeat and BTB/POZ domain-containing protein, which yields MVLRKDQLELKLKDDEQLIRQGVLRNEHPFDDSPEFHEFIHACRRGDLKHCQELISGGVNINGKDKYDYTPLIIASLCGHYELVQLLLESGALADPDSFERERAVYNALNNKIRNLLLSYDYTKTADPLQAWSSHITSLLVREIPKTTDISLLTASESFHLHKFILSSRSPYFRRKFADAPETSTWKLSHSIPVEAFRVVIRYLYLGELPRDLVGPRSTATEEEVFKGIDKLCKQLEIAHLWEAVLSTTDRRLARQRHQDEVQRAQAQVTAYFRDTVLKHKFTVDTCRVGDVKWPRDNAISANCLLRADEFDEGEGEDIAEPAEEALISRNGIPIGPTAALNSTNGASNGAKKPKRSVLFPVHKAFLIRSPYFETMFSSEFMEAKETEHLHVIKVDCLPEVLEIILTFLYTERSDCPLELALDLLYAADMLLLDKLKTKAAVAISTLGSGTSNALVDRTHGGAAEELQSSPLATSTSTPSSGQQQTPTGSSPEADGQSVEVEPINVYDVIHAAWDLKVQRLEDFAARYLASRLEDYIDEEEFAELIQESASRLKRREETDTIELLDDIRYYLGERFRFRFEGDGIEEMLNEEGEIDAAQVEDLALEAEAGEIRLEQPSDGQREVGGEEVGKCTERDGEEEGGGGLRTLDGKLVEDEFVSDAVNYQILLEKIDKMLDRLKLGA from the exons ATGGTACTTCGCAAAGACCAGCTCGAGCTCAAGCTCAAGGACGATGAACAATTGATTCGCCAAGGCGTCCTCCGCAATGAGCATCCGTTTGATGATTCCCCAGAGTTTCACGAATTCATACACGCGTGCCGTCGAGGCGATCTGAAGCACTGTCAGGAGTTGATATCAGGTGGCGTCAACATCAATGGCAAAGACAAGTATGACTATACTCCACTCATTATC GCAAGTCTGTGCGGGCATTATGAACTGGTGCAACTCCTGTTAGAATCCG GTGCTCTGGCCGACCCCGATTCATTCGAGCGAGAGCGCGCGGTCTACAACGCTCTGAATAACAAGATTCGGAATTTGCTACTCTCCTATGATTACACCAAGACTGCGGATCCTTTACAGGCTTGGTCATCCCATATCACCTCGTTGCTTGTCCGCGAGATTCCGAAGACGACAGACATCAGTCTCCTCACAGCTTCTGAATCGTTCCATCTACATAAATTCATCCTCTCTTCCAGGTCGCCCTATTTCCGAAGAAAATTCGCCGACGCTCCTGAAACTAGCACTTGGAAACTATCCCACTCCATTCCTGTCGAGGCTTTTCGGGTCGTCATAAGATATCTCTATCTTGGCGAACTTCCACGCGACCTTGTTGGACCTCGGAGTACAGCCACTGAGGAAGAGGTTTTCAAGGGGATCGACAAGCTCTGCAAGCAGCTCGAAATTGCCCACCTGTGGGAAGCTGTTCTTTCAACGACCGACCGACGCTTGGCGCGCCAGAGGCATCAAGATGAGGTCCAGCGTGCTCAGGCTCAAGTAACTGCTTACTTCCGAGACACGGTCCTGAAGCACAAGTTCACAGTTGACACTTGTCGGGTGGGGGACGTGAAATGGCCCCGAGACAACGCTATTTCCGCAAACTGTTTGTTGCGTGCGGACGAGTTCGACGAgggtgaaggagaagatatCGCTGAGCCCGCGGAAGAGGCGCTCATATCTCGTAATGGTATTCCCATTGGCCCGACAGCGGCGTTGAACTCAACAAACGGGGCTTCGAATGGTGCGAAAAAGCCCAAACGCTCAGTCCTCTTCCCGGTGCACAAAGCCTTTCTCATCCGCAGTCCCTATTTTGAAACCATGTTCTCCTCCGAGTTCATGGAAGCCAAGGAAACCGAGCATCTCCACGTCATCAAGGTCGACTGTCTTCCCGAAGTTCTGGAGATCATCCTAACATTCCTCTACACCGAGAGGTCTGACTGCCCGCTCGAGCTGGCTCTAGATCTTCTCTACGCGGCGGACATGTTACTGTTGGATAAGCTCAAGACCAAAGCCGCGGTAGCAATTAGCACTCTAGGCAGCGGTACCAGCAACGCGCTGGTAGACCGCACCCATGGTGGGGCCGCGGAAGAGCTACAATCGTCACCACTCGCAACGTCGACTTCGACACCTTCGAGCGGGCAGCAACAAACACCAACTGGATCATCGCCGGAAGCGGATGGACAGTCAGTTGAAGTGGAACCCATTAACGTCTACGATGTCATTCACGCCGCCTGGGATCTTAAAGTCCAGCGTCTGGAAGATTTCGCCGCCCGGTACCTGGCCAGTCGATTGGAGGACTACATCGACGAAGAGGAGTTCGCCGAGTTGATTCAGGAAAGTGCGTCCCGGCTCAAGAGGCGTGAGGAGACGGACACTATTGAGTTGCTGGACGATATTCGGTATTACCTGGGCGAGCGATTCCGGTTCCGGTTCGAGGGTGATGGCATTGAAGAGATGTTGAATGAGGAGGGCGAGATTGATGCTGCTCAGGTAGAAGACCTGGCATTAGAGGCTGAGGCTGGGGAAATCCGTCTCGAACAGCCTTCTGACGGTCAGAGGGAagtgggaggagaggaagtggGGAAATGCACTGAACGCgatggtgaggaagagggaggtggtggtctACGAACATTAGACGGGAAGTTGGTTGAGGATGAGTTTGTGTCGGATGCGGTCAACTACCAGATCTTGCTGGAAAAGATCGATAAGATGCTTGACCGTCTGAAACTGGGTGCTTGA